The genome window ATTTTGTCTCCTCTATTTAATTTAAACAATCCACGACTTTACCAGCACGAAGTTTTTCAATACACAACTCTGGCTCATTTTTGTCATTTACTTCCTTTTAAACCTGTAACGAAGTACAGTATCTCTCATCGCATAGAAATTTTCCAGAGGCACAGCTTCGGTTATATTATGACTGGATGCGCAGATATATCCACCGCCAACAGCAAGTCTTTCAATGTGTTCAATTACATCCTTTTCTACGTCCTCCGGCGTTCCGAAGGCTAGAACGCCGGAAAGGTCAATGTTACCGTGCAAGGCAATCTTATTCCCATACATTTCCTTGATTTTATAGATATCTTGCTTGCCATCACAGGGCTCAATAGGGTTAAGTACATCTATTCCCATTTCTATAAAATCCGAGATTAGAGACATCCCGTTCCCATCAAAATGGATGCTTACAGGAAGTTCTTTATTTTTTGCTAATTCAACTCTTTGGCGCAGGCCCGGGTATTCAAACTCCTCAATCATTTCTCTTGAAAACATTGGACCTTCCTTGCTGCAAATTACAGACCCTACTTGTATCACATCTATGGGATAACTAAGTGCCAGTTCCAATTCGCTTATGCAGAAATCATTTACCATTTTCTGAAAATCATGAATGAATTCAGGATCAGTAATCATATACATATAGTAGTCTTGATAACCGATAGCAGTAGTAACAATAAATGCCGTCTGGTTGGGAGTATATATCAACCCAAGACCTGTCCCCTCGATACCTTCCAGTAATTCTTCAATAGATTTTTTAATAATGTCCAAACAGGGAAACTTTATCTGTTTCAAGTCTGCACGGGTCTTTATGGTACCGTCAACATATTGCTTCCGTCCCTGGGAATCAAAGACGTTCTTGCGGCCAAGTTCCCAGACGTTTGCCAGAAAAATCATGTCATTTCCACACTTCAAATTTAGCTCAATATAATCCTTAACCGGAAGTTCGTAAGAACGAAGGTTCATCGGAACAGGACGTCCCAAAATTTTGCTGACTACTGAAGATTCTATTTCGCTTTCCTGAAAACAAATCTCCTCTGATTCAATATGCTTCAGAGCGACAAGATAGCGATTTTTATCAGGTTTTCTCAATTTCTCTGCCTATTTTTTTGCTTCAAAAAGAAAATTCAATATTTCCAGAGACACTAATTTTAATAATTTACTGTTTATTTATTATCACTTTTAAATTGATTTTCTAAAATTTCTCTTACTAAACAAATTCTTAAAAAGTCCGTATCTGGGGGAACCTGGTCAGCTACTCCAAGAACAAACTTTGAACCTAAAGGGAAAGTTTGAATTACTTTCTTTAAATAATTCACAAAATAATCTTCAGAATAAACCCGTGAAAATAAAGCACCCGGCAGACACCCCCATATAATAATTTTATCATCTGCAATTTTTTTTATCTCTTCTAAGGTAAGGTCTCCTACTGGTGTTGGAGTTACTGCTTCTGCAAAATCAAAACCCGCCTTTATAATTGATGATAAAGAGCCTTTTAATGTCCCATCATTATGTATGCCAACAAATTTGCCTGCTTTATGCAATTGTTCAATCCTTTTTTGCCAGTAAGGAAGATTATATTTTTCTATTAAATTTTCCCCGGTAACTTCACCAGAAAGATTATCAGGAAATTCAACTAATTTTGCAGGAGAATCGGCAATTATTTGGAAGATTTCATCATCATCTTTTTCTAACTCAGTAATTGTTCGTTCCATTTCTTCTTTGCTATCGATAAGTAAAAAGATAGTTGTCTGCACTCCTGCCCAGCGGCTTAAAAGCGTTTGTAAAGGAGAAACGCAAATTGGTGCCAGGAGATCAGGCAATCCATATCCACCCCATAAAGCGTCAATGCGTCTAAAATCATCAAAACAGTGTGTTATCTTGCGATGAGAAAAAATATAACGCATAATTCTTAAATCTTCAGGCTTTTTAATATAATATTCTTTATAGGCGGTAGAAAAGGACTGGGGAAGATATTCTTTTATACTGCTGAGTTCTCCTAAAGGTGTACATATGGTGGAAAGAGTTTTATTCCCTTCTTTTTTAACACTAGTCTTTATGCTTTCACCGAATTCCTCTTTCCATACTGAAGGAGGATAAAGATAGATACCTGCACCTGTATCCTGATGAAGTTTTAAATAACCCTCTTCTCCTTCATATTCCTTAGGTAATTTTTGCATTGTTTTATGGCTTTCATACCAGTAAATCAAATCAGCATACCATGGAGTAATATCTGGCTTTTCTCCACTAAATACTGCTAACAACCTTTCTCTCTGATTCATCCTTCTAATCTCCTAAGATGTATTTCTCGTATTTTCCAGACTTCAGCTTTTAATATCCCAGTTCCTTCTCCACTTCAAAAATGGCTTCATCAATAATGTCCATGCCCTTGAGAAGAACTTCATCTTCCATAATAATAGGAGGACTCATACGCAAGATATGTCCTGCTGGAATCCATGCAAGCCCTTTTCTAAAGGCTTTTTGATAAACCAGTTTTCCCGCTTCTTCAAAAGGTTCTTTGGTATTTTTATCCTTTACAAGCTCTATACCCATAAGACACCCCTTTGCCCGCACGTTACCCACAATGGAACGCTCATCCTTCATCTTTTCCATACGTTTTAACGCTATTTTACCCAGATGCGTAGACTGTTCAAGCAGGTTTTCTTCTTCTATAACCTCAATACATGCAAGTGCAGCTGCGCATGCCATCGGATTTCCTCCATAACTGCTGGAAGCTGAAATTGATTCAAATGATTCTTTGTAAGGTTCACGTACTGCTACACATGTTACTGGAAAACCATTGCCAAAACCTTTACCAAGCATTACTACATCCGGCACAACGTCCCAATGTTCAGTGCAAAGCCATTTCCCTGTACGCCCCATACTGGTGAGTACCTCATCGCACATTAGTAAGATTTTATGCTTATCACAAAATTTTCTCATTTTTGGAAAGAAATCATCAGGAGGTATTACTGAACCGCCCCAGCCTTGAATCGGTTCCAGAACAAAGGCGGCTACCTGATGCGCTGTACCTTTATCTAAATACTCTTCATAAAATTCAATATATCTATCAGTATCAATTGTCCCGTCATCCTTGGTCCAGTGAGGATGATATGGGTCAGGCCGCGGGACCATATGGAATCCCGGCGCTCTTGTAGGTCCGTACACTGCAGAACGAATGTGTCCCAATGATACGCCGCCATAAGTTTTTCCGTGATAATCATAGAAGCAGGAAATCATTTCATGCTGTTTAGTAGCAGCGCGGCATACACGCAATCCTGCTTCAACTGCTGTGGTTCCTGAATCGTACAATTGAAATCCGTTCAAATCGCCGGGCAAAATTTCTGCCAATTTTTCCATTAACTGTGTTTTTATCGGGGTGGTGAAATCATGCGCATTTTGAAGCGTACCTGCATATTTTTGGATGGCTTCTGTAATTTTTGGATGGCAATGTCCTAATGTGGTAACATAAATACCTGAGGAAAAATCTATGTATTTATTACCGTCTACATCTGTCAAAACACAACCTTTACCAGACTCAAAAACAACCGGAAAAAGTTTCACCTGACTGCTTAACCCTTTGAAATACTTTGTGCACCGCTCATGCCACTTTTTGGATTGAGGTCCAGGGGGAGTTACTTTTACATCAGGAACTTTACTTAAATCTATTTTTGCCCAGTCTTTATTGTACATTTCCATTTAATCCTCCAATTTATATTTCTAACGCTATACTGTTATTACTTCTACCCCGATTTTTCTTATCTTCTCTAGATATGTTTTATCAGCGTTCTTATCTGTTATTAATTTGTCTATATCCTTAATATCTACATATTTTGAAAACGAGTTTTTGCCAATCTTTGTATGATCTGTTACAACAATAACCTCAGTTGCAAGACGGCACATTAATTCTGTCATTTTCGCAGTATATATGTCTCCTGTGGTTACCCCTCCATCCACGCTCATTCCATCAGTTCCAAGAAGAGCTTTATCGGCACGAAAACTCTCTATGCCTTTTTCTGCAAGAGGTCCGCTTAAATCAAAACTCCCTGCTCTGCAATTACCACCCAATAGTATTGTACTTATGTTACGAGAAGTTCTGAGCTCTAACATGACAAGTATAGAGTTTGTTACTACAGTTATATTGCTCCTGTTTTTAAGATTTCTTGCAATCTGCACTGTTGTAGTACCAGCATCAAGAAAAATCACGTCTCCACTTCTAACAAGTTCTGCTGCATACTTACCAATTGCCTCTTTTTCTTTAGGCATTTTTTTGACTTTATCTCTATACATAGTCTCCAGAAGTGTCTGTTCCAGCTTCACCGCTCCGCCATATGTCTTGGCAAGCAGGCCTTGTCCCTCCATTACTGAAAGGTCTCTTCTTACCGTAACCTCTGATACTTCAAGTTTACCCGCAAGTTTTACAACCTCAATCTTGTTCTCTGCATTCAGGATATTCAGTATTATTTTTTTTCTTTCTGTAAACTTAAGCCCCATTTTTGTCCGTTTCCTTCTTAAATATGATTATTTGCTTTTGATTATGATTATTTGTATCACATAACACAAATCTTGTCAAAAAAAATTTACTTAGCTTTCTTCAGGAACACCATTAGAATCATGATCGCTGCAGGGGTTACGCCAGAAATGCGATTCGCCTGACCCAATGATACAGGCTGGAATTTTTCCAACTTTTCCTTAATCTCTTTTGATAATCCATGAACATCTGCGTAGTCTAAATCTATGGGAATCCTTATCCTCTCAAGATCCTTAAATTTCCTTATATCTCTGACCTGTCTCTGAATAAAACCGGCATATTTGACCTCTATCTCCATTTGAGTCAGCACATCATCAGGCAAGTCAATCTTGAAAGTATTAATGCTAACTTCCGGACGTCTGAGAAATTCCTCCAGAGAAATAGTTTTTTTAATAGAAGGAACAGTGGAAGGGCTTATTTTCTCTCTTCTTAAATATTTTAATCCCTGCTCAATTTTTCTCTGCTTCTCAGTAGTTTTATCAAAATCATCCTTTGAAACAAGGCCTGCTTCATATCCAATTTTTCTTAACCGTAAATCTGCATTATCTTCACGAATAACGAGGCGGTGCTCAACGCGCGAAGTAAACATCCTGTATGGCTCATTCGTACCCTTTGTTACAAGATCATCAAGCAGCACACCAATATAACTGGTAGAACGATCCAGTATAAGAGGAGCTTTTCCCTTCATTTTTAACACAGCATTTACTCCTGCAACCAATCCCTGTGCTGCAGCTTCCTCATATCCTGTAGTACCATTAATCTGTCCTGCCAGATATAAATTACTAATTGGTTTTGTCTCCAGAGTAGGATAAACCTGTCTGGAATCGATAACATCATGCTCTATTCCATAACCCATATGTGTGGGCTTTGCCTTTTCCAATCCTTTGATTGAGTGTAAAAAATCCATCTGAATATCTTCCGGCAGACTTGTAGCAAGCCCGTTAGGATAGAATTCAAACGTATCCAATCCCTCCGGCTCAAGAAATATCTGGTGACGACTTTTATCAGCAAACTTTACTATTTTGTCTTCAATTGAAGGGCAGTATCGCACTCCTGTGCCATGAATTACACCGGTGAACAGAGGCGACTTACTCAGCCCGGAACGAATAATCTCATGCGTCCTTTGATTAGTATAGGTAAGATAGCAAGGGACTTGCTTCCTGGTTATACGTCTTGTAGAAAAAGAAAACGGTATTGGCTTTTTATCTCCCTCCTGAATCTGGAGCCCTGAAAAATCAATTGTTCTTCCATCCAATCTTGGACAGGTTCCTGTTTTAAAACGAAGAAGTTTAAATCCTAAATCCTTTAAGGAATCCGAAAGTTTTGTTGCTGCTTTTTCTCCCATTCTGCCGCCTGGAAAATGTTTAAGCCCTACATGAAGCAGCCCATTCAAGAATGTGCCGGGAGTAATAACCACTGCTTTAGAGAGAATGTTCCCTGAACTGGTTTTCACTCCGATAACAGACATATTTTTTACAACTAATCCTATAACCTGTCCCTCTGTTACATCCAGATTTTTCTGCTTATTTACAACGTTACTCATGTAAAACTTGTATTTTTTTCTATCTATTTGTGCGCGCGAGGAACGTACTGCAGGGCCTTTTGAAGAATTGAGCTGGCGAAACTGTATGCCTGCATAATCAGCAGCCTTTGCCATTTCACCGCCAAGAGCATCTATTTCCTTAACAAGCTGCCCCTTGCCTATTCCGCCAATTGCAGGATTGCAGGACATAAACCCAATATTATCTTTATTCATTGTGATGAGTAATGTCTTCGCACCCATTCTCGCACTTGCCAGAGCCGCCTCGCACCCTGCATGTCCCGCACCAACAACAATCACATCATATTTCATCTTTCTACGCCTATTTACTTTATTCGTTTTCATTAACTGCTATTATAACATTTTTTTAAACAGTTTTTCTCACACATAAAAAGCACAGCAAGAAAAACCAGAAAGAACGTTCCCAGAATCTTGTCAAAACTTTCAGTTTGGACACAGTTCATGCCTGTTACCCCTGCAATAGTAAACAATAAAATCCGCAAGATATTTGATATCAAAATGAATAGAGGTATGCTGGATATCCATATCAATGTTTGTGCGAGATTAAATTTGCATATCCACGGCAAAATTGATAAAAACATTAGCAATATAATCAGCGTATCCAGCCCTGAACAACGTTCTACAAGAATAAGCGTGAAATCAGATACTGTTACCGAATAATTTTCCAACGACAATTTAACCGGCATACCAAGCCGACCAAAAAAAGCACCAATGATAATTGCATTAAGACGGTTAATCCAGTGAATCAAAAAAGAGAGTCTCCATTCAAAAGGATAAAGAAAAATAAGAAAAAAACATGGGAAAAGGACTTTTTTTGCCTTCTTTATACCATAAAAAAGACAACATAGACTGAACGCAAAAACAACGAGTGCAGCCCCTTCAAAAAAATACATTCCGGAAAAAAATCCATATAAGAAAATCAGAAAACCTGATAGGAGAAAAACAAAGAAATAAAATGTACCGCTGGCATTCTTCTCCTGTTTAAAAGGTGAGCTTGTCTGAGCATGCCTGAAAAGAAGATAGGATATCAGAGGTGTAAGTAAAATATAAAAATACATAGGCTGCCGGTGGTAAATGCTCAGTATCCATAAAAAATATCTATGCAATAGAACCGGAATAATGAGAGAAACCAGTAATATCAGGAATATTTTCCCCCTGTCAGTCTGAATCCTCATTCCTTTTTCTCCTCCATAATCCCAGAAGAAGAACTCCTGACGCTACAATAACAACAACCACTGAACCAGGCAGAGGAGCTTTAGCTGCCGCAGGAGGAGCAACCGGAGCAACTGGAGGAGGAGGAACAGGAGGCCTAGGCCGCCATCCCCAAGCATATCCAAGTTGATGCATACTAAAAATTAAAAACACAATTAGAATGACAACGATTTTGACTTTCATTGTTTTTCTCCACATGTTAATGGTCTAGTTTATATGCTCAATCTACAATTATACAGAACTTTTCGTGGGTTTTACAGAGAAAAGAAAGAGTAGTCTTGTTTTTTAACCCTGTCATTGCGAATCCCAAATCCCCTCCCCCTCAACCGCTTGCTTTAGCTGGCGGTTATTGTAGGTGCATTGTAGGGGCACAATATCTTGTGCCCTTAATATGAATTACGCCACTTTAATCTGGTACAAATATTTTTGGAACTCAATAAATGTATTCTTTATTGATTCAACACCACCAAGCGCTTCTGCCGCATCAGTTATTGATTGATACTTTAATTCAAGCAAGCTCGGTAATTTATCTTGGTCAAGTTCGCCGACACCAGTTTCAATATATTGAGACAAAACAAAATCCAGAAAATCTTTTTGTTTATCATCAAGCCCTAAGAAGATATTTGATTTTGCGTTTATTACTCGTTCTTCTCTGGTAATGGGTTTAACATTGAACGACACATATTCAAGCACATCAAACAAATCGCTTTTTTCTGCATTAATCAACTTTCGCAGATTGCTTAATTCATTTTTGCCGTAACCTGCTTTTTCTAATTTTTTCAGAAAAGACTTTCGAGTTGACGGAATAGACCAAATTTTGCGTAGTTCTTCCTCATCTTTAAAAAATCTAGGCAATTTACCGTAAAGATTTTCCAGAAATTCTTCGGCTGATATAGGTTTGCCATCAGCGTTCCAAAAAGATGTGGCAATCATATGCTGGATTTCCCGCTCTTTGCCATCGCGTAATTTAATTTTAATCTTCTTCTTTGCTTCGTATGGAGGTCCAGGTTCACTGATAATATCTTTCGGCTCCTTCGGCTCTTTGGGTTCTTTTGGTTCCGGCTCTATCGGTTCACCATCCCATTCAGGATCAGCAAAATGATGATACGCATCAACAAAGTCATAAATCGTAAAATATTCTTTCCCGTCAAATAACCGTGTTCCACGACCTATAATCTGCTTAAACTCGATCATTGAATTAACCGGACGCATCAAGATAATATTTCGGATATTGCGGGCATCCACACCAGTAGAAAGTTTTTGCGAGGTAGTAAGAATTGTCGGGACGCTTTTTTCGTTGTCCTGAAACTCGCGCAAATACTGTTCCCCAAGTGCGCCGTCATTAGCCGTTACCCGCTGGCAATAGTGGGGGTCGGAACTGTCTTTGAGTTGATTAACCAAATCCCGAACTGCCAACGCGTGATCCTGAGTAGCACAGAAAACAATAGTCTTTTCGCTTTGATTGATTTCATCTAAGAAAATTCTGACCCGCTTGGCTTCACGTTCTTTGATCTCAATAATTCGGTTAAAATCAGTTTCTATATAAATTTTCCCTTCTTCTATTTCACCTTCAACAATCTGATCATCTGACGTATAGATATAATCATCAATCGTCGTCTTAATCCTCTTTATCTTAAACGGTGTTAGGAATCCATCGTTAACACCTTCTTTTAGTGAATAGATATAAACAGGATCACCGAAATATTTATATGTATCCACGTTATCTCTGCGTTTGGGAGTAGCTGTCAACCCTAATTGCACAGCCGGTGAAAAATGCTCCATAATACCCCGCCAATTGCCTTCGTCATTAGCACCACCACGATGACATTCATCAATAATGATAAAATCAAAATAATCAGCCGGATATTCACCAAAATAAGGCATCGAATTACCATCCGCATCTTTGCCACTCATAAATGTTTGGAAGATGGTAAAGAAGATACTTCCATTTGTTGGAACTCTGCCCTTCTTTCGAATTTCACTTGGAGCAATTCTGACCAGTGCGTCTTCAGAAAAAGCATTAAAAGCGTTGAAAGCTTGGTCTGCTAAAATGTTTCTATCGGCAAGGAATAATATACGGGGTCTCCTTGAACCGTCACGCTTTAAATTCCAACGGGTTTGATAAAGTTTCCACGCTATTTGAAAAGCAATAAAGGTTTTGCCGGTACCTGTCGCCAAAGTAAGTAATATGCGCGACTTATCTTCGGCAATAGCGGACATGGCGTTATTGACCGCAATTTCCTGATAGTATCGCACCTTTTTTGTGCCGCCGATATCTTCAAACGGAACTTGATTAAATTTATCCCGCCATTGGTTTTGAGTTTCGAAAGTCTTATTCCACAACTCGTCTGGAGATGGGAAGGCAGCAATTAATCCTTCCTTGCCAGTCTTCATGCAGATTTGGTAAATATCTTTGCCGTTACTGGCATAAGTCGTATCAAGATGCATCATTCCAGCATAATTCTTAGCTTGGGCAACGCCTTCGCCAACGACCAGTTCATCGCTTTTAGCTTCAATGACAGCAAGTTTGCGTCCCTGATATACCAGTACATAATCAGCTCTCAAAGGTTTAGCGCGACCTCCGCCAGTCTGGATTTTCCCGGCAGTGATTTTGTATTCCCGCAAAACTTTTGTGCCTTCCACGACACCCCAGCCGCTTTCTTTTAGTGCGGGGTCAATGAGTTCTGCTCTTGTTTCAGCTTCGTTCATTTTTATTATCCCGTTTTTGCAGCAATTTCTTTTCTATTTCCTCAAGTTGTTTTAGGTCTTCTTCATCCGCTGCCCGTGCTTCTGCCTTTTTCCGTTTCTTATTAAATTCTTCGTAACACTTTTCGGCAATCTTTTTAG of bacterium contains these proteins:
- the mnmG gene encoding tRNA uridine-5-carboxymethylaminomethyl(34) synthesis enzyme MnmG, whose amino-acid sequence is MKTNKVNRRRKMKYDVIVVGAGHAGCEAALASARMGAKTLLITMNKDNIGFMSCNPAIGGIGKGQLVKEIDALGGEMAKAADYAGIQFRQLNSSKGPAVRSSRAQIDRKKYKFYMSNVVNKQKNLDVTEGQVIGLVVKNMSVIGVKTSSGNILSKAVVITPGTFLNGLLHVGLKHFPGGRMGEKAATKLSDSLKDLGFKLLRFKTGTCPRLDGRTIDFSGLQIQEGDKKPIPFSFSTRRITRKQVPCYLTYTNQRTHEIIRSGLSKSPLFTGVIHGTGVRYCPSIEDKIVKFADKSRHQIFLEPEGLDTFEFYPNGLATSLPEDIQMDFLHSIKGLEKAKPTHMGYGIEHDVIDSRQVYPTLETKPISNLYLAGQINGTTGYEEAAAQGLVAGVNAVLKMKGKAPLILDRSTSYIGVLLDDLVTKGTNEPYRMFTSRVEHRLVIREDNADLRLRKIGYEAGLVSKDDFDKTTEKQRKIEQGLKYLRREKISPSTVPSIKKTISLEEFLRRPEVSINTFKIDLPDDVLTQMEIEVKYAGFIQRQVRDIRKFKDLERIRIPIDLDYADVHGLSKEIKEKLEKFQPVSLGQANRISGVTPAAIMILMVFLKKAK
- a CDS encoding aspartate aminotransferase family protein; translation: MEMYNKDWAKIDLSKVPDVKVTPPGPQSKKWHERCTKYFKGLSSQVKLFPVVFESGKGCVLTDVDGNKYIDFSSGIYVTTLGHCHPKITEAIQKYAGTLQNAHDFTTPIKTQLMEKLAEILPGDLNGFQLYDSGTTAVEAGLRVCRAATKQHEMISCFYDYHGKTYGGVSLGHIRSAVYGPTRAPGFHMVPRPDPYHPHWTKDDGTIDTDRYIEFYEEYLDKGTAHQVAAFVLEPIQGWGGSVIPPDDFFPKMRKFCDKHKILLMCDEVLTSMGRTGKWLCTEHWDVVPDVVMLGKGFGNGFPVTCVAVREPYKESFESISASSSYGGNPMACAAALACIEVIEEENLLEQSTHLGKIALKRMEKMKDERSIVGNVRAKGCLMGIELVKDKNTKEPFEEAGKLVYQKAFRKGLAWIPAGHILRMSPPIIMEDEVLLKGMDIIDEAIFEVEKELGY
- a CDS encoding DEAD/DEAH box helicase family protein, producing the protein MNEAETRAELIDPALKESGWGVVEGTKVLREYKITAGKIQTGGGRAKPLRADYVLVYQGRKLAVIEAKSDELVVGEGVAQAKNYAGMMHLDTTYASNGKDIYQICMKTGKEGLIAAFPSPDELWNKTFETQNQWRDKFNQVPFEDIGGTKKVRYYQEIAVNNAMSAIAEDKSRILLTLATGTGKTFIAFQIAWKLYQTRWNLKRDGSRRPRILFLADRNILADQAFNAFNAFSEDALVRIAPSEIRKKGRVPTNGSIFFTIFQTFMSGKDADGNSMPYFGEYPADYFDFIIIDECHRGGANDEGNWRGIMEHFSPAVQLGLTATPKRRDNVDTYKYFGDPVYIYSLKEGVNDGFLTPFKIKRIKTTIDDYIYTSDDQIVEGEIEEGKIYIETDFNRIIEIKEREAKRVRIFLDEINQSEKTIVFCATQDHALAVRDLVNQLKDSSDPHYCQRVTANDGALGEQYLREFQDNEKSVPTILTTSQKLSTGVDARNIRNIILMRPVNSMIEFKQIIGRGTRLFDGKEYFTIYDFVDAYHHFADPEWDGEPIEPEPKEPKEPKEPKDIISEPGPPYEAKKKIKIKLRDGKEREIQHMIATSFWNADGKPISAEEFLENLYGKLPRFFKDEEELRKIWSIPSTRKSFLKKLEKAGYGKNELSNLRKLINAEKSDLFDVLEYVSFNVKPITREERVINAKSNIFLGLDDKQKDFLDFVLSQYIETGVGELDQDKLPSLLELKYQSITDAAEALGGVESIKNTFIEFQKYLYQIKVA
- a CDS encoding DeoR/GlpR family DNA-binding transcription regulator, producing the protein MGLKFTERKKIILNILNAENKIEVVKLAGKLEVSEVTVRRDLSVMEGQGLLAKTYGGAVKLEQTLLETMYRDKVKKMPKEKEAIGKYAAELVRSGDVIFLDAGTTTVQIARNLKNRSNITVVTNSILVMLELRTSRNISTILLGGNCRAGSFDLSGPLAEKGIESFRADKALLGTDGMSVDGGVTTGDIYTAKMTELMCRLATEVIVVTDHTKIGKNSFSKYVDIKDIDKLITDKNADKTYLEKIRKIGVEVITV
- a CDS encoding uroporphyrinogen decarboxylase family protein — encoded protein: MRKPDKNRYLVALKHIESEEICFQESEIESSVVSKILGRPVPMNLRSYELPVKDYIELNLKCGNDMIFLANVWELGRKNVFDSQGRKQYVDGTIKTRADLKQIKFPCLDIIKKSIEELLEGIEGTGLGLIYTPNQTAFIVTTAIGYQDYYMYMITDPEFIHDFQKMVNDFCISELELALSYPIDVIQVGSVICSKEGPMFSREMIEEFEYPGLRQRVELAKNKELPVSIHFDGNGMSLISDFIEMGIDVLNPIEPCDGKQDIYKIKEMYGNKIALHGNIDLSGVLAFGTPEDVEKDVIEHIERLAVGGGYICASSHNITEAVPLENFYAMRDTVLRYRFKRK
- a CDS encoding exosortase/archaeosortase family protein, coding for MRIQTDRGKIFLILLVSLIIPVLLHRYFLWILSIYHRQPMYFYILLTPLISYLLFRHAQTSSPFKQEKNASGTFYFFVFLLSGFLIFLYGFFSGMYFFEGAALVVFAFSLCCLFYGIKKAKKVLFPCFFLIFLYPFEWRLSFLIHWINRLNAIIIGAFFGRLGMPVKLSLENYSVTVSDFTLILVERCSGLDTLIILLMFLSILPWICKFNLAQTLIWISSIPLFILISNILRILLFTIAGVTGMNCVQTESFDKILGTFFLVFLAVLFMCEKNCLKKCYNSS